A genome region from Acinetobacter lwoffii includes the following:
- the urtE gene encoding urea ABC transporter ATP-binding subunit UrtE, whose translation MLEVKDVNQFYGGSHILRNVSFTAPVGECSVVLGRNGVGKTTLLKCLMGILPIKSGQILLDGKDISKFSPEQRVREGLAYVPQGRDIFSTLTVEENLLIGMAKFKGAKTRKVPEHLYEIFPVLDEMKHRRGGDLSGGQQQQLAIARALASEPRVLILDEPTEGIQPSIIKDIGRVIRKLADGGEMAIVLVEQFYDFAEELADGYTVMARGQVVAQGVGSEMPEKGIRELVAI comes from the coding sequence ATGTTAGAAGTCAAAGACGTCAATCAATTTTATGGTGGCAGTCATATTTTGCGTAATGTGTCCTTTACTGCACCTGTGGGTGAATGCTCGGTGGTACTTGGGCGTAATGGTGTGGGTAAAACCACACTGCTTAAGTGTTTGATGGGGATTTTACCGATTAAATCTGGGCAAATTTTATTGGATGGTAAAGACATTTCCAAGTTCAGTCCTGAACAGCGTGTCCGTGAAGGTTTGGCTTATGTACCACAAGGTCGCGATATTTTTTCAACGCTGACGGTCGAGGAAAACCTCCTGATTGGCATGGCGAAATTTAAAGGGGCGAAAACTCGTAAAGTGCCTGAGCATCTGTATGAAATTTTCCCTGTTTTAGATGAAATGAAGCATCGCCGTGGAGGAGATTTGTCCGGTGGGCAGCAGCAGCAGCTTGCCATTGCACGTGCACTTGCTTCTGAACCGCGTGTGCTGATTTTGGATGAACCGACTGAAGGCATCCAGCCATCTATTATTAAAGACATTGGCCGGGTCATTCGTAAACTGGCGGATGGTGGTGAGATGGCGATTGTGCTGGTTGAGCAGTTTTATGACTTTGCTGAAGAACTTGCTGATGGATATACCGTGATGGCACGTGGCCAAGTCGTGGCGCAAGGTGTGGGTAGTGAAATGCCGGAGAAAGGCATTCGGGAGTTGGTGGCAATTTAA
- a CDS encoding GNAT family N-acetyltransferase — MPDFDIRPATEHDLETILEIYNQEVLYGTATWNRTAFDLNYFKIWFKQLKNQNFPVFVVEDTRNQVVAGYACYDQFRSIQGFQQTVEHSIFLNPDYAGQGLGSKLLQYLIEQAQVQKLHIMVAAIDSENTSSIRLHEKLGFVQTAYMPQVGQKFGQWRDLVLLQLNLDLA; from the coding sequence ATGCCTGATTTTGACATTCGCCCTGCGACCGAACATGATCTTGAAACCATTCTCGAGATTTATAATCAGGAAGTACTCTATGGTACTGCGACCTGGAACAGAACAGCCTTTGATCTGAACTATTTCAAGATCTGGTTTAAGCAGCTTAAAAATCAGAATTTTCCGGTTTTTGTGGTTGAAGATACTCGAAATCAGGTCGTTGCTGGCTATGCCTGTTATGATCAGTTTCGTAGTATTCAGGGCTTTCAACAGACGGTAGAACATTCCATCTTTTTAAACCCGGATTATGCAGGACAAGGTCTAGGTTCTAAATTATTGCAGTATTTAATTGAACAGGCTCAAGTACAGAAACTGCATATCATGGTCGCGGCGATTGATTCTGAAAATACTTCATCGATTCGTCTGCATGAAAAACTGGGTTTCGTTCAAACTGCCTATATGCCGCAAGTCGGACAGAAGTTTGGGCAATGGCGTGATTTAGTCCTCTTACAACTCAATCTGGATCTGGCTTGA
- the urtD gene encoding urea ABC transporter ATP-binding protein UrtD codes for MSEILQPHGGHATEGYGRPKEQGADFTHGIALYLEKVSVWFDAFRALNDLSLYIEEGELRCIIGPNGAGKTTLMDVITGKTRPTEGTAFFGQNYDLAKMSTEQIAEAGIGRKFQKPTVFENFTVMENLLLAAPKDKRVKKSFFSKLDPDAQNALDESLTQIRLQEFINKPAGLLSHGQKQWLEIGMLLMQRPKLILLDEPVAGMTDAETERTAELCLELKKNHTLVVVEHDMSFIDTISEKVTVLAQGAILAEGTLAEVQANEDVIEKYLGR; via the coding sequence ATGAGCGAGATCCTACAACCGCATGGTGGTCATGCCACTGAAGGCTATGGTCGTCCTAAAGAACAAGGCGCGGACTTTACCCACGGTATTGCGCTGTATTTAGAAAAAGTCAGCGTCTGGTTTGATGCTTTTCGTGCCTTAAATGATTTGTCGCTCTACATTGAAGAAGGGGAATTACGCTGCATCATCGGGCCGAACGGGGCAGGTAAAACCACCCTCATGGATGTGATTACCGGTAAAACGCGACCAACCGAAGGCACAGCATTTTTTGGGCAAAACTACGATTTAGCCAAAATGAGCACTGAACAAATTGCCGAAGCAGGCATTGGGCGTAAGTTCCAAAAACCGACCGTGTTTGAAAATTTCACCGTCATGGAAAATCTGTTACTTGCTGCACCCAAAGACAAACGGGTGAAAAAGAGTTTCTTTAGCAAACTCGATCCCGATGCACAAAATGCTTTGGATGAATCATTGACGCAGATTCGTCTGCAAGAGTTCATTAATAAACCTGCTGGCTTGCTGTCACATGGTCAAAAGCAATGGTTAGAAATCGGCATGTTGCTGATGCAACGTCCAAAACTGATTTTGCTTGATGAACCTGTAGCAGGCATGACCGATGCCGAAACCGAACGCACGGCGGAGTTGTGTTTAGAACTCAAGAAAAACCATACCCTTGTAGTAGTCGAGCATGACATGAGTTTTATTGACACCATTAGTGAAAAAGTCACGGTATTGGCACAAGGCGCAATTTTGGCAGAAGGCACATTGGCAGAAGTACAAGCCAATGAAGATGTCATTGAAAAATATTTAGGACGTTAA